One Natronincola ferrireducens DNA segment encodes these proteins:
- a CDS encoding aldehyde ferredoxin oxidoreductase C-terminal domain-containing protein → MNKFIRVDMTTMKVTTEEVPAKYAGLGGRALTSNFINDEVKPTCHALGKNNKLIFAPGLLSGTTAPNSGRLSVGGKSPLTGTIKESNTGGSFSQKMAKMGIKALVVEGMPSDDKYYVIKIDIKGVTIDEAPAEILGGCGNYRAIEVLSEKYGEKVGIGLAGPAGEHRLPSANISFKDPEGNIRSAGRGGLGAVMGSKRVKAIVIDDTGAGAVAVADPEKFRAAAKVFAKAILDHPVSGQGLAAYGTDVLINILNEAGGLPAYNFTAGRIDHNDNICGETLNAVITERGGEGKVSHGCHAGCIMRCSQWYPDKQGKYITSGFEYETIWGLGADAGIKDLDEIAYIDREMDDIGVDSIETAVAVATAMEGGLLPWGDGKAVLEAVKEIRTATPLGRILGSGTSVVGKVCGLYRTPVVKDQGIPAYDPRPVKGIGLTYATSTMGADHTAGYCISGNILKVGADIDPLKKDGQIEYSRAMQIGTAAVDSTGMCLFVYFGIADNPGGYQALIDMINAQYGISLTAEDVDKLGESVLKVERAFNKAAGFTNAHDRLPEFFEYEPCPPHNVVWDFTPEEIDEVYAFEKEEALNS, encoded by the coding sequence ATGAACAAATTTATTAGAGTAGATATGACAACAATGAAGGTTACTACTGAAGAAGTTCCGGCAAAATATGCAGGATTAGGAGGCCGAGCACTGACTTCCAACTTTATTAACGATGAAGTGAAGCCTACTTGCCATGCTCTAGGGAAAAACAATAAACTTATTTTTGCTCCGGGTTTACTTAGTGGTACTACTGCTCCTAACTCTGGACGTCTTTCTGTTGGTGGGAAAAGCCCGCTTACAGGTACCATCAAAGAAAGTAATACTGGCGGTTCCTTCTCACAAAAGATGGCTAAAATGGGCATCAAAGCCTTAGTTGTTGAAGGGATGCCTTCTGATGACAAATACTACGTTATTAAAATTGACATAAAGGGTGTTACAATCGATGAAGCTCCAGCTGAAATCCTTGGGGGATGTGGTAACTATAGGGCCATTGAAGTATTAAGTGAAAAATATGGAGAAAAAGTTGGTATTGGTTTAGCGGGTCCTGCAGGAGAGCATCGTTTACCTTCTGCTAATATTTCCTTTAAAGACCCTGAAGGCAACATTCGTAGTGCTGGTCGTGGTGGGTTAGGTGCAGTTATGGGTTCTAAAAGGGTAAAGGCTATTGTTATTGACGATACCGGTGCTGGAGCAGTGGCTGTGGCAGATCCAGAGAAATTTAGAGCAGCGGCAAAGGTATTTGCTAAAGCCATCTTAGATCATCCAGTTTCTGGTCAAGGTTTAGCTGCCTATGGTACTGACGTATTGATCAATATCTTGAACGAGGCCGGTGGTTTACCAGCCTATAACTTTACAGCTGGCCGGATTGATCATAACGATAATATCTGTGGTGAAACATTAAACGCCGTCATTACAGAGCGTGGTGGAGAGGGTAAGGTTTCCCATGGTTGTCATGCTGGATGTATCATGAGATGTTCTCAATGGTATCCAGATAAGCAGGGTAAATATATTACCAGTGGTTTTGAATATGAAACGATTTGGGGTCTTGGTGCCGATGCTGGCATTAAGGATTTAGATGAAATTGCCTATATAGACCGTGAAATGGACGACATAGGTGTCGATAGTATAGAGACTGCCGTTGCTGTAGCTACTGCTATGGAGGGTGGATTATTGCCTTGGGGTGACGGTAAAGCCGTATTAGAAGCGGTTAAAGAAATCCGGACAGCTACCCCCCTAGGAAGAATTCTAGGTAGTGGCACCTCTGTTGTAGGTAAGGTTTGTGGATTATATAGAACTCCTGTAGTGAAAGATCAAGGTATCCCTGCTTATGATCCCCGTCCAGTTAAGGGTATTGGTTTAACCTATGCTACAAGTACAATGGGTGCCGATCACACTGCAGGTTACTGTATCTCTGGTAATATCTTAAAGGTAGGTGCTGACATAGATCCACTTAAGAAGGATGGTCAAATTGAATATTCCCGTGCTATGCAAATTGGAACCGCTGCTGTTGACAGTACAGGTATGTGTCTGTTTGTATACTTTGGTATCGCTGATAACCCTGGTGGATATCAAGCTCTAATTGATATGATCAATGCTCAATATGGTATATCCTTAACAGCTGAAGATGTAGATAAACTTGGGGAGTCTGTTCTAAAGGTTGAACGTGCCTTTAATAAAGCAGCTGGGTTTACCAATGCCCATGATCGTCTGCCTGAATTCTTCGAGTATGAGCCATGTCCTCCCCATAATGTTGTTTGGGACTTTACTCCTGAAGAAATTGATGAAGTCTATGCTTTTGAAAAGGAAGAAGCTCTAAATAGCTAA
- the cls gene encoding cardiolipin synthase codes for MDILSIFTTLFTITTILVSILIILDNRNPSRTVAWLLALIFLPVVGMFLYLYIGQNHRKKKTFIKKRKQDYKVVHSLLQHQLIFTGYGEFLKKNFLDTRGKVAPLLINNSEAPMTINNEATVLINGYETFREMLKAINKAEHHIHMEYFIIKDSDIGRRFQRALIRKAKEGIEVRVIYDAVGCWKLKEEFLKPLREAGVKLKIFLPVTLPFFGSRLNYRNHRKILVVDGRVGFVGGLNIGDEYLGKKKKMGFWRDTHLKIRGEGVYLLQVIFLRDWFFVEGEELESPIYFPKQGICGQQMIQITSSGPDSYWNSIHQAYFAAIASANKKVYITTPYLVPDESILMALKTAAIRGIDVRILLPGRPDHRTVFWASKSHFEELLEAGVKIYQYQKGFVHSKIFIVDDNFASIGTANLDIRSLQLNFEVNAFLYDEAIVKTLKTCFYQDINHSKEIILEEYNKRPFSHRAKESIARLFSPIL; via the coding sequence ATGGATATTTTAAGTATATTTACTACACTTTTTACCATTACAACGATATTAGTTAGCATATTAATCATACTGGACAATCGTAATCCCTCTAGAACGGTGGCATGGCTTTTGGCTTTGATTTTCCTTCCAGTTGTGGGTATGTTTTTATATTTATATATAGGACAAAACCATAGGAAAAAGAAAACATTTATTAAAAAACGAAAGCAGGATTACAAGGTGGTTCATAGCTTGCTACAGCATCAGCTTATTTTCACAGGATATGGAGAATTTCTGAAAAAAAATTTTTTAGACACCCGTGGTAAGGTAGCACCCCTTTTAATAAACAACTCCGAGGCACCTATGACAATAAACAATGAAGCCACTGTACTAATTAATGGCTATGAAACCTTTAGAGAAATGCTAAAGGCAATTAACAAAGCAGAACATCACATTCACATGGAATATTTTATTATAAAGGACAGTGATATAGGAAGAAGGTTCCAGCGGGCTTTAATCAGAAAGGCTAAGGAGGGGATAGAGGTACGGGTGATTTATGATGCCGTCGGTTGCTGGAAGCTAAAGGAGGAATTTTTAAAGCCTCTTAGGGAGGCTGGGGTAAAATTAAAAATTTTTCTACCGGTTACGTTGCCTTTTTTTGGAAGTAGATTAAACTATAGGAATCATAGAAAAATCCTTGTGGTCGATGGAAGGGTTGGCTTTGTTGGAGGACTAAATATAGGGGATGAATATCTTGGAAAAAAGAAAAAAATGGGGTTTTGGAGGGATACTCATCTAAAGATCCGAGGGGAAGGGGTATATCTACTTCAGGTAATTTTTTTAAGGGACTGGTTTTTTGTGGAGGGAGAAGAATTGGAAAGTCCTATTTACTTTCCTAAGCAGGGGATTTGCGGTCAGCAGATGATACAAATTACCTCCAGTGGACCTGATTCCTATTGGAATTCTATCCATCAAGCCTATTTTGCAGCTATCGCCTCAGCTAATAAAAAAGTCTACATCACTACCCCTTACTTAGTTCCTGATGAAAGTATATTAATGGCACTAAAGACCGCTGCTATTCGAGGAATTGATGTAAGGATTTTGTTACCAGGAAGGCCTGATCATCGAACAGTTTTTTGGGCATCAAAATCCCATTTTGAGGAATTATTGGAGGCAGGTGTTAAAATTTATCAATATCAAAAAGGCTTTGTCCACAGCAAGATATTTATTGTTGATGATAACTTTGCATCCATTGGTACTGCCAACTTAGACATTCGTAGTCTTCAATTAAACTTTGAAGTTAATGCTTTTTTATATGACGAAGCTATTGTTAAAACACTAAAAACCTGCTTTTATCAAGATATTAACCACAGCAAGGAAATTATACTAGAGGAGTACAATAAAAGGCCCTTTAGTCATCGGGCCAAGGAATCAATTGCTAGATTATTTTCCCCAATACTGTAG
- a CDS encoding dUTP diphosphatase, producing MDLSQLFDIQTQLDRTIMENHGLYDKDLVPAKVLALQVELGELANETRCFKFWSKKSASLKSVILEEYVDCLHFLLSIGLDCGFHVKRFETNPNNLDLIQEFQEVYKKSCDFLGCLNQEKYVKLFEEFLTLGEKLNFTWEEVEKAYFMKNEINHQRQAEGY from the coding sequence ATGGATTTAAGTCAGTTATTTGATATACAAACACAGCTGGATAGAACAATCATGGAGAACCACGGCCTATATGACAAAGATTTAGTGCCAGCTAAAGTCCTAGCATTACAAGTAGAGTTAGGAGAATTAGCCAATGAAACCCGATGCTTTAAATTTTGGAGTAAGAAGTCAGCTTCTCTAAAGTCAGTAATCCTAGAAGAATATGTAGATTGTTTACATTTCCTGTTAAGCATTGGTTTGGACTGCGGATTTCATGTGAAAAGGTTTGAAACAAATCCTAACAATTTAGATTTAATTCAGGAATTTCAAGAGGTATACAAAAAAAGCTGTGACTTTCTTGGATGTTTAAATCAAGAAAAATACGTAAAATTATTCGAAGAATTTTTAACTTTAGGAGAAAAATTAAATTTCACTTGGGAAGAGGTAGAAAAAGCTTATTTCATGAAAAATGAAATTAATCATCAAAGACAGGCAGAAGGGTATTAA
- the argH gene encoding argininosuccinate lyase, translating to MKDKALWSGRFAGSPAEIMQNYSQSLDVDWNLYKEDLQGSRAHGKMLHHIGILSNIELDNILNALEEIEIEIEKGIFHPKIALEDVHMNLEARLIEKLGPLGAKIHTGRSRNDQVATDYRLHMKKALKDLEDKVLSLLKILLHRAEKDIDIVVPGFTHLQHAQPISLGHYWMAYFWKFARDLKRFNNAYETTDVNPLGAGALAGSTLPLDREFTRKELEFAVTSENSLDTVSDRDYLLEFLFAASTFALHTSGLSEDLILWSTSEFDFIELPDDFCTGSSMMPNKKNPDALELTRGKTSGVLSSLYDLMINIKGLPLTYNRDLQEDKRPVFHSLYTVNMILDILTPLIEGIVVKEESIRQHLNKGFLLATDIAEYLVLKGIPFRDTHGIVGNIVQYCIKNNKIFEDLSLEEWKIYCSAFENDVYDILCPQLAVDRRKTFGGTARSEVKRQIVVGKSFIQSV from the coding sequence ATGAAGGATAAAGCTCTATGGAGCGGTCGATTTGCTGGATCACCAGCAGAAATTATGCAAAACTATAGCCAGTCTCTAGATGTTGATTGGAATTTATATAAAGAAGATTTACAGGGCAGCAGGGCCCACGGAAAAATGCTGCATCATATCGGTATTCTGTCTAATATAGAGTTAGATAATATTTTAAATGCCTTGGAGGAAATAGAGATAGAGATAGAAAAGGGTATCTTTCACCCTAAGATTGCTCTAGAAGATGTTCACATGAATTTAGAAGCAAGATTAATTGAGAAGCTGGGACCTTTGGGGGCAAAAATCCATACTGGTCGGTCTAGAAATGATCAGGTGGCTACAGATTATCGATTGCATATGAAAAAAGCTCTAAAGGATTTAGAGGATAAAGTTCTATCTCTTTTAAAAATCTTACTACATAGAGCTGAAAAGGATATAGATATTGTTGTTCCTGGGTTTACCCATCTACAGCACGCCCAGCCTATTTCCTTAGGTCATTATTGGATGGCTTATTTCTGGAAATTTGCCAGAGACTTAAAACGGTTTAACAATGCTTATGAAACTACAGATGTAAATCCTTTAGGTGCTGGCGCCTTAGCAGGTTCCACCCTGCCTTTGGATAGGGAGTTCACTAGGAAGGAGTTGGAGTTTGCTGTTACTAGTGAAAACAGCTTAGATACTGTGTCAGACAGGGATTATTTGCTGGAATTTTTATTTGCTGCCTCTACCTTTGCTCTGCATACAAGTGGATTGAGTGAGGACTTAATTTTATGGAGCACCTCTGAGTTTGATTTTATTGAGCTTCCTGATGATTTTTGTACTGGTTCAAGTATGATGCCTAACAAGAAAAACCCTGATGCCTTAGAGTTAACAAGGGGTAAAACCAGTGGTGTTTTAAGTAGTCTTTATGATTTAATGATAAATATAAAAGGTCTTCCTCTCACCTATAATAGAGATCTACAGGAGGACAAACGCCCCGTTTTTCATTCTCTTTACACCGTCAACATGATATTGGACATTCTTACACCTCTTATTGAAGGCATCGTAGTAAAGGAAGAAAGCATCCGTCAACATTTAAACAAAGGATTTTTATTAGCTACAGATATAGCAGAATATCTAGTCTTAAAGGGTATTCCCTTTAGGGATACCCACGGAATTGTAGGAAATATCGTTCAATATTGTATCAAAAACAATAAGATCTTTGAGGATTTATCTTTGGAAGAATGGAAAATCTACTGTTCTGCCTTTGAAAATGATGTTTATGATATACTATGTCCTCAGCTGGCGGTAGATCGCAGAAAAACCTTTGGTGGCACTGCCAGAAGTGAAGTAAAGCGCCAAATTGTAGTAGGCAAAAGCTTTATTCAATCTGTTTAA
- a CDS encoding molybdopterin-dependent oxidoreductase: MKVIKTACPLDCFDVCSIAVEIDENKIVAVKGDVDDPITQGFLCKKGHSLMERIQHPKRLTSPMKKVKGEWVKISWEKALEEIGHKLLEIREKQGSDAVIHYTESGHGGLLKNIDTAFFNAYGGATTPEGSLCWGAGIEAQKLDFGEVLGHNPLDHLHAKTIVIWGRNPAFTNAHLIPILKKAQKRGSRIVVIDPVRTATAAFADYYYQVKPEHDGYLAMAMAKMILDKKKYDVNFVEQHCKGFKEFKEFLDRQQLKELIKATGLTEELICELTNLYADNKPSTIILGYGLQRYRNGGKNIRFIDALGALTGNIGVAGGGVNYANQYITKFLDWSYLANTDSKKVSTTFKRPLFSQYVLEDKKDKIKGIFVTKSNAVLQLPDTQKAIRAFSSIPFKVVIDHFMTDTAALADYVLPCTGIYEEEDFMFSSMWHSYFTFTEKALEAPEGIIHEFEIFHQLAKIMDMRDFISEYNSPKTYLARGLRPLLEKLDCSIDETKGRRIKLEDSDIPWSNKKFTTNSGKFEFIRGEDMLIDLSFKEADEYPLQFLTLHPKTSLHSQHFIDVEEGRLPEIFCNAKTLKTYELQEDQPVMLVSANGMLKSKVKIDEGVGDAILVSYEGWWLKNQGVNNLTPQGISDIGVQAIYNNCRCRIETL; this comes from the coding sequence ATGAAAGTCATAAAAACTGCATGTCCATTGGATTGCTTTGATGTCTGTTCCATTGCTGTAGAAATAGATGAAAACAAGATTGTGGCTGTTAAGGGCGATGTAGATGATCCTATAACGCAGGGGTTTCTTTGTAAAAAGGGTCACAGTCTCATGGAAAGAATCCAGCATCCTAAAAGACTGACTTCTCCTATGAAAAAGGTTAAGGGTGAATGGGTAAAAATTAGTTGGGAGAAGGCCCTAGAGGAGATTGGCCATAAACTTCTAGAAATTAGAGAAAAGCAGGGTTCTGATGCTGTTATCCACTACACCGAGTCTGGTCATGGGGGTCTTCTCAAGAATATTGACACTGCCTTTTTCAATGCCTATGGCGGTGCCACCACCCCAGAGGGAAGTCTATGCTGGGGAGCTGGTATTGAAGCTCAAAAATTAGACTTTGGAGAGGTTTTAGGCCATAATCCCCTAGACCATCTCCATGCTAAAACCATTGTTATATGGGGGAGAAATCCTGCCTTCACCAATGCTCATCTTATCCCTATTTTAAAGAAGGCTCAAAAAAGAGGTAGTAGGATAGTCGTCATTGATCCAGTAAGAACAGCTACTGCTGCCTTTGCTGATTATTATTACCAGGTTAAACCTGAGCATGATGGTTACTTAGCTATGGCTATGGCCAAAATGATTTTAGATAAAAAGAAATATGATGTAAACTTTGTTGAACAACATTGTAAGGGATTTAAGGAGTTTAAGGAGTTTTTAGATAGACAACAATTGAAGGAGCTTATTAAAGCCACAGGGCTTACAGAAGAGTTGATCTGTGAATTGACAAATCTTTATGCTGATAATAAGCCCTCCACGATTATCCTAGGCTATGGGTTACAGCGTTATAGAAATGGTGGAAAAAACATTCGTTTTATTGATGCCTTAGGGGCCCTCACAGGGAACATTGGTGTTGCTGGAGGTGGAGTAAACTATGCTAATCAATATATTACGAAGTTTTTAGATTGGAGTTATCTAGCCAATACTGACAGCAAAAAAGTTTCTACTACCTTTAAACGCCCCTTGTTCTCTCAATATGTCCTAGAGGATAAAAAGGACAAAATTAAAGGAATTTTTGTTACCAAAAGTAATGCTGTCCTTCAGCTCCCCGATACACAAAAAGCTATAAGGGCCTTTTCTTCTATACCCTTCAAGGTGGTCATTGACCATTTTATGACGGATACAGCAGCTTTAGCCGACTATGTATTGCCCTGCACCGGCATTTATGAGGAGGAGGACTTTATGTTTTCCTCCATGTGGCATAGCTACTTCACCTTTACAGAAAAAGCTCTAGAGGCTCCTGAAGGAATAATCCATGAGTTTGAAATCTTTCATCAATTAGCAAAAATTATGGATATGAGGGATTTTATTAGTGAATATAACAGTCCAAAGACATATTTAGCAAGAGGTTTAAGACCTTTACTAGAAAAACTGGACTGCAGTATTGATGAAACTAAGGGTAGAAGGATAAAACTTGAGGACAGCGATATTCCTTGGAGCAACAAAAAATTTACTACAAATTCTGGAAAGTTTGAGTTTATTAGAGGGGAAGATATGTTAATAGATCTCTCCTTCAAGGAAGCAGATGAATATCCTCTGCAGTTCTTAACCCTCCATCCTAAGACTTCCCTCCATTCCCAGCATTTTATCGATGTGGAAGAAGGAAGATTGCCGGAGATCTTTTGCAATGCTAAAACATTAAAAACCTATGAATTACAGGAGGACCAGCCAGTTATGCTGGTATCTGCCAATGGCATGTTAAAATCAAAGGTAAAAATAGATGAAGGTGTAGGAGATGCTATCCTTGTTTCCTATGAGGGTTGGTGGTTAAAGAATCAAGGGGTCAATAACCTCACCCCCCAAGGTATATCTGATATAGGTGTTCAAGCGATTTATAACAACTGCAGGTGTAGAATAGAAACCCTATAG
- a CDS encoding LrgB family protein, with protein MEYLNTPYFGIVLSIILFELGLIIYKKTKISFLNPLLIAILGGITFLVVFNIDVEYYNKGGSLILFFLGPATVILAVPLYKNLTLLKAYLLPILVGVTVGCITAITSVIVLTRVFDINRAIAVSLVPKSVTTPIGIEVSTALGGIPGITVGSIVVAGIFGAVIAPILCRIFRIKNPVAVGIAIGTASHAAGTTRAIEMGETEGAMSGLAIGIAGLITVLMVPVIMMML; from the coding sequence ATGGAATATTTGAACACACCCTACTTTGGCATTGTTTTATCCATTATCCTTTTTGAATTAGGATTGATTATTTATAAAAAAACCAAGATTTCCTTTTTAAATCCCCTCTTAATTGCGATACTGGGGGGTATTACATTTTTGGTGGTTTTTAATATTGATGTGGAATATTACAATAAAGGTGGCAGTCTAATTTTATTTTTCTTGGGACCAGCAACGGTTATTTTAGCTGTTCCCCTATATAAAAACTTAACTCTTTTAAAGGCCTATTTATTGCCTATTTTAGTGGGGGTTACAGTAGGCTGTATTACAGCTATTACCAGTGTTATTGTCTTGACAAGGGTTTTTGATATTAATAGGGCTATAGCTGTCTCCTTAGTGCCTAAATCTGTTACAACACCTATAGGGATTGAGGTGTCCACAGCATTAGGAGGGATTCCTGGCATTACAGTGGGCTCCATTGTAGTAGCAGGAATCTTTGGTGCTGTTATAGCTCCCATCCTATGTCGAATTTTTAGAATCAAAAACCCTGTCGCTGTGGGAATAGCTATTGGTACAGCTTCTCATGCAGCTGGAACCACTAGAGCTATTGAAATGGGAGAAACAGAGGGAGCCATGAGTGGCTTGGCCATAGGGATAGCTGGATTGATCACTGTATTAATGGTACCAGTTATTATGATGATGCTATAG
- a CDS encoding sigma-54-dependent Fis family transcriptional regulator has product MKTKDYIERSHQRSIGFGVDHNRIYSTKILQGDNLQKRLETNSDLIVTTEPFMNQLYNFVKGSCFFAILTDEEGCILNVIGDEDVLEVAFNLEMVPGAYMNEEHIGTNAMGTALAEGIPVQVSGEEHFIKAYHRWTCSAAPIRSPQGKIIGTLNLTGYSHLVHSHTLGMVVAAVHAIEHMLRIHRTNNKLAIAKQYIETIIDSITIGIFTIGPRGYMKTINRTAREMLGYTPQEIVGLRVEDLIEGWKGIEDSVARHITYLEEEAFIKGKKGKFHCTLSAYPILDNTDTTQGIVCAIKEIKKARKLANKMMGKQAFYTFDRIIGRSERFLQIVEYGKKIADSPSTVLITGESGTGKEVFAQSIHNASGRREEAFVAINCGALPRNLIESELFGYEGGAFTGAKQGGHPGKFELADGGTLFLDEIGEMPLDMQTNLLRVLEEGKIFRVGGNKEIEVDVRIIAATNKDLRQEVEKGNFRRDLYYRLNVLPLKLLALRERKEDIPLLIDFFLTTKSLKLGKNPVNLSKEMIQNMINLPWHGNIRELENMIEQIINAEGNHLWQSGDAGKGIERVGFDMEEDSLEEVEKKHIEKIVKKTEGNISLAAEILGIGRNTLYRKMKKYNTECIKLEHCSKKEQQTKGKMF; this is encoded by the coding sequence ATGAAGACAAAGGATTATATAGAACGCTCCCATCAAAGGTCTATTGGCTTTGGGGTAGATCATAACCGTATTTATAGCACTAAGATTTTGCAGGGGGATAATCTGCAAAAGAGATTAGAAACCAATAGTGATCTTATCGTAACAACAGAACCCTTTATGAATCAATTATACAATTTTGTAAAAGGCTCCTGTTTTTTTGCTATTTTGACAGATGAAGAAGGCTGTATTTTAAATGTTATTGGAGATGAGGATGTACTGGAGGTAGCTTTTAATCTAGAGATGGTGCCTGGAGCCTATATGAACGAAGAACATATTGGTACCAATGCTATGGGAACTGCCTTAGCAGAAGGGATACCTGTGCAGGTTTCTGGGGAAGAGCATTTTATCAAAGCCTATCATCGATGGACCTGCTCTGCTGCCCCCATTAGAAGTCCCCAGGGTAAAATTATAGGAACTTTAAACCTCACAGGCTACAGCCATCTTGTTCATTCCCACACCTTAGGTATGGTGGTGGCTGCTGTTCATGCCATAGAGCATATGCTAAGAATTCACAGAACCAATAACAAGCTGGCCATAGCAAAGCAATACATTGAAACCATCATTGATTCCATTACTATAGGAATATTTACTATAGGCCCTAGGGGTTATATGAAAACCATTAATAGAACAGCAAGGGAAATGCTGGGGTATACTCCACAGGAGATTGTAGGGTTAAGGGTAGAAGATTTGATAGAGGGTTGGAAGGGTATAGAGGATAGCGTTGCAAGGCATATTACCTACCTTGAGGAGGAAGCCTTTATTAAGGGAAAGAAGGGGAAATTTCATTGCACTTTGAGTGCCTATCCTATACTGGATAATACTGATACTACACAAGGAATCGTCTGTGCAATAAAAGAGATAAAAAAAGCTAGAAAACTGGCTAATAAAATGATGGGGAAACAGGCCTTCTATACCTTTGATAGAATTATTGGCAGGAGTGAAAGATTTTTACAGATAGTAGAGTATGGAAAAAAGATAGCTGATAGCCCATCAACTGTACTGATTACAGGGGAAAGCGGTACGGGTAAGGAGGTTTTTGCCCAGTCTATCCATAATGCCAGTGGTCGCAGGGAAGAGGCCTTTGTTGCCATCAATTGTGGTGCTCTCCCAAGAAACCTTATAGAATCCGAGCTTTTTGGCTATGAGGGAGGAGCCTTCACTGGAGCTAAACAGGGTGGGCATCCAGGAAAATTTGAGTTGGCAGATGGGGGAACCTTATTTTTAGATGAAATTGGAGAAATGCCTTTAGATATGCAAACCAATTTGTTAAGGGTATTAGAGGAAGGTAAAATTTTTCGCGTAGGAGGAAACAAGGAAATAGAAGTAGACGTTAGAATCATAGCCGCCACCAACAAGGATTTGAGACAGGAGGTTGAAAAGGGGAATTTTAGAAGAGATTTATATTATAGATTAAATGTATTACCTTTAAAATTATTGGCTTTGAGGGAGAGAAAGGAAGATATTCCTTTGCTAATAGACTTTTTTCTCACAACCAAGTCTTTAAAGCTGGGAAAAAATCCTGTAAATTTATCTAAAGAAATGATCCAAAACATGATTAATCTTCCTTGGCATGGTAACATTCGAGAGCTAGAAAATATGATAGAACAAATTATCAATGCTGAAGGTAATCATCTATGGCAATCGGGGGATGCTGGAAAGGGTATAGAAAGAGTAGGTTTTGATATGGAGGAAGATAGTTTAGAAGAAGTGGAAAAAAAACATATAGAAAAAATTGTTAAGAAGACGGAGGGAAATATAAGTCTAGCGGCGGAAATTTTAGGAATAGGCAGAAATACATTGTACAGAAAAATGAAAAAATACAACACAGAGTGTATTAAATTGGAACATTGTTCTAAAAAAGAACAGCAAACAAAGGGGAAAATGTTCTAA
- a CDS encoding class II SORL domain-containing protein has product MKSFGEFLQSGDWKGEKHVPVIHAPEKVKAGETFDLRVSIGDEIPHPNTLEHYISWVKVFFFQDGGKFPVELAEFKFTAHGEGGNFSEPAGATKVKLNKSGTIYAVSYCNIHGVWENNKEITVE; this is encoded by the coding sequence ATGAAAAGCTTTGGTGAATTTTTACAATCAGGAGATTGGAAGGGTGAAAAACACGTTCCTGTTATCCATGCCCCAGAAAAAGTAAAAGCCGGGGAAACCTTTGATTTAAGAGTGTCTATTGGCGATGAAATCCCTCATCCTAATACTTTAGAGCATTATATTTCTTGGGTGAAAGTCTTCTTTTTCCAAGATGGGGGTAAATTCCCAGTTGAATTAGCTGAGTTTAAATTTACTGCCCATGGTGAAGGTGGCAATTTCTCTGAGCCTGCCGGCGCAACAAAGGTTAAATTAAATAAATCTGGTACCATCTATGCTGTTAGTTACTGTAACATCCATGGTGTATGGGAAAACAATAAAGAAATTACTGTAGAGTAA
- a CDS encoding CidA/LrgA family protein, with product MTLLRQVAIILGICLAGELLNNLLNIPIPGNVLGMILLLLLLVTGVIKLEMIDKITKFLLEHLAFFFVPAGIGLLSNLELIKDQWFAIIVTITISTVLVMVVTGLTVQFLMRRWSA from the coding sequence TTGACTTTATTAAGGCAGGTAGCTATTATTTTAGGAATTTGTTTAGCAGGTGAATTATTAAATAATTTACTGAATATACCTATACCTGGAAACGTATTGGGGATGATTTTACTTTTACTATTGCTTGTAACAGGGGTTATTAAGCTGGAGATGATTGATAAAATAACAAAATTTTTATTAGAGCACTTAGCTTTCTTTTTTGTACCAGCTGGTATAGGCTTGCTTAGCAATTTAGAACTTATAAAAGATCAGTGGTTTGCTATCATTGTAACCATTACTATTTCCACCGTTCTTGTTATGGTGGTAACCGGCTTAACGGTGCAATTTTTAATGAGGAGATGGTCAGCGTAA